One Bacteroidota bacterium genomic region harbors:
- a CDS encoding PA0069 family radical SAM protein, which produces MNNYHHGRGAQINTANKYLSSQLVQEHYEGLDEDLPTQHVTEFFHEYPKKIVNKPESPDTPAMYSVNPYQGCEHGCIYCYARNAHEYWGFSGGIDFETKIMVKPHAPALLQQTFENPNWRPDVIMLSGNTDCYQPAERKYKLTRQMLEICLRYKNPVGIITKNALVLRDTDILAEMAKQRLVNVHVSLTTLNEPLRQAMEPRTVTGKQRLRMIEKLTEAGVPVGVMTAPIIPGLNSAEIPTLIEEAANAGALGAGYTIVRLNGIIAPLFTDWVQKNFPDRANKVLKLIKQCHAGKLNDSRFGTRMRGDGNVAESIAQMHTVAKRKFLGDRIFPELDITSFQRPGQLKLL; this is translated from the coding sequence ATAAACAATTACCATCACGGACGTGGAGCACAAATCAACACGGCCAATAAATACCTTTCATCGCAATTGGTGCAAGAGCATTATGAGGGATTGGACGAAGATTTACCCACACAACACGTAACCGAGTTTTTTCACGAGTACCCTAAAAAGATTGTGAACAAACCCGAAAGCCCCGATACGCCTGCAATGTATTCGGTAAATCCGTACCAAGGCTGCGAACACGGCTGTATTTATTGCTATGCGCGCAATGCACACGAGTACTGGGGATTTTCAGGCGGGATTGATTTTGAAACCAAAATAATGGTGAAGCCTCACGCTCCTGCCCTGCTGCAACAAACGTTTGAAAACCCTAACTGGCGACCTGATGTGATTATGCTGAGCGGCAATACCGATTGCTACCAGCCTGCCGAACGGAAATACAAACTAACCCGGCAAATGCTTGAAATATGCCTGAGATACAAAAACCCTGTGGGGATTATTACCAAAAACGCATTAGTACTTAGAGATACTGATATACTGGCCGAAATGGCCAAACAACGGCTGGTAAATGTGCATGTAAGCCTTACCACCCTGAACGAGCCCTTGCGCCAAGCTATGGAACCCCGAACGGTTACGGGCAAGCAACGCCTGCGGATGATTGAAAAACTTACCGAAGCAGGCGTGCCCGTTGGGGTAATGACGGCACCCATAATACCGGGGCTAAACAGTGCTGAAATACCTACCCTTATTGAAGAAGCTGCCAACGCAGGTGCTTTGGGCGCGGGCTATACCATTGTGCGCCTAAACGGAATTATAGCTCCGCTTTTTACCGATTGGGTGCAGAAAAACTTTCCCGACAGGGCAAACAAAGTTTTGAAACTGATTAAACAATGCCACGCAGGTAAACTAAACGACAGCCGTTTTGGTACCCGTATGCGCGGCGACGGTAATGTGGCCGAAAGCATTGCGCAAATGCACACTGTGGCCAAACGAAAGTTTTTGGGCGACAGAATTTTTCCTGAGCTTGATATTACCTCTTTCCAACGTCCCGGCCAGTTAAAACTACTATAA